The following are encoded in a window of uncultured Sphaerochaeta sp. genomic DNA:
- a CDS encoding class I SAM-dependent RNA methyltransferase, with amino-acid sequence MAYQIEKLIQGGAGLTTSEEGKRILVMDVLPGEVVELGDFQEKAGYIRSSLRNILHASEERITPPCPYWGVCGGCDFQYAKDEAQGILKEGIVLDNIKRLGGIDPASFRTESLETGPAWGYRNRVRFHVDIANRKVGFLGRKSKSLVPIDHCPILTEKLNALLENPDRLFKAARSLMFSNKGGRSGFIEVPAFCGDDEVSLLDEVVKTTVGGYAFFVTASVFFQSNKYLLPALTSYVASKAEGDAVMDLYSGVGTFSAFLQQPLRRVIAVERQRQCLSLANRHTPDCEFYSEPVERWAKERKGSVDTVVVDPPRVGLDASLPSLIASWKSQRIIYVSCNSVTLGRDLQRFASEGYTLRQVKVFDLYPQTFHSEVVAILDR; translated from the coding sequence ATGGCTTATCAGATTGAGAAGCTTATCCAGGGAGGAGCAGGTCTTACAACCAGTGAGGAAGGAAAACGTATCCTTGTCATGGATGTGCTCCCTGGTGAGGTGGTCGAGCTAGGGGACTTTCAGGAGAAGGCAGGGTATATCCGCTCTAGCCTGCGAAACATCCTCCATGCAAGTGAGGAGAGGATTACCCCTCCCTGTCCCTACTGGGGAGTGTGTGGGGGGTGTGATTTCCAGTATGCAAAGGATGAAGCTCAGGGGATTCTGAAGGAAGGTATTGTCCTCGATAACATCAAAAGGCTTGGAGGGATTGACCCAGCTTCTTTCCGTACAGAGAGTCTTGAGACAGGCCCCGCTTGGGGGTACCGGAACAGGGTACGCTTCCATGTGGATATCGCTAACCGGAAGGTTGGATTCCTTGGTCGAAAAAGCAAGTCCTTGGTGCCCATTGATCACTGTCCTATACTCACTGAGAAACTCAATGCACTGCTTGAGAACCCTGATCGGTTGTTCAAGGCTGCCAGAAGCCTGATGTTTTCGAACAAGGGAGGGAGAAGCGGATTCATTGAGGTTCCTGCCTTCTGTGGTGATGATGAGGTTTCCTTGCTTGATGAGGTAGTCAAAACCACGGTGGGAGGATATGCCTTCTTTGTAACTGCATCAGTGTTTTTCCAGTCGAATAAATACCTGCTTCCTGCTCTCACGAGCTATGTAGCATCCAAAGCTGAAGGGGATGCCGTTATGGATCTCTACAGTGGAGTAGGAACCTTCAGTGCCTTTTTACAGCAGCCGCTTAGGCGTGTAATCGCTGTCGAGCGACAGAGGCAGTGCCTCTCCCTCGCCAATCGACATACTCCTGATTGTGAGTTCTATAGTGAGCCGGTTGAGCGTTGGGCCAAGGAGAGGAAAGGTTCTGTGGATACGGTTGTGGTCGATCCCCCCAGGGTTGGCCTTGATGCCTCACTCCCTTCACTCATTGCTTCCTGGAAGAGCCAACGTATTATCTATGTCTCATGCAACAGTGTGACTCTGGGACGAGACTTGCAACGATTTGCCTCTGA
- a CDS encoding M3 family oligoendopeptidase — translation MSALPTWDLDPIYPGCTSKEFQHDLQWVVTASRELEASFVDTKEDLRKLLSRYELILDYLENLDAYSAACLTTDTANEEYMKAVSQTEEASLVVQHLQVAFLNFLASRAEEIAQRSGEGGDLEAYRFPLNELLEEQRHLMSEEMEDLASDLARSGTDAFSRLQEALSSSVSTTWDEQTEKTVIQLRNEAFNADRSIRKKAFEKELEIWKAYEVAFASSLNGVKGTTITLDARRGYPSPLDRSLMQSRIDRPILDALISTIEKNLPMFRGYLQNKAKALGLKSCAFYDLFAPVGKEEQHFSYEEAHAFIVQQFSSFDPEMGSFADQAFRNRWIDPESRKGKVGGAYDTAFPLAKQSRILSNFDFTYNGVSTLAHELGHAWHDHVVLQKSNLLRSYPMTLAETASIFSEFLVFQGALEESSKEGRLALIEHFLQDATQVCVDILSRFYFESAVFSRRKEGDLSASAYSALMEDAQKRTYGDGLCVYHPYMWAVKGHYYSSDFSFYNYPYAFGQLFALGLWAQSKQTGNDFPASYKELLGATGSLPASEVAGLAGIDLSDVSFWQEAMDVIASYAKEFADGLSD, via the coding sequence GGTATGAGCTGATCCTTGATTACCTGGAGAACCTCGATGCCTATAGTGCAGCATGCCTAACTACCGATACTGCGAATGAGGAGTACATGAAGGCTGTTTCCCAGACTGAGGAAGCTTCCTTGGTGGTCCAGCATCTGCAGGTTGCTTTTCTCAACTTTCTTGCCTCCAGAGCAGAGGAAATAGCCCAGCGAAGTGGGGAAGGTGGGGATCTTGAAGCATACCGATTCCCGCTGAATGAACTCTTGGAAGAACAGCGCCATCTGATGAGCGAGGAGATGGAAGATCTTGCCAGTGACCTTGCCCGCAGCGGTACTGATGCCTTTTCCCGTTTACAGGAAGCATTGAGCAGCAGTGTTTCCACTACCTGGGATGAGCAAACCGAGAAAACCGTAATCCAACTGAGAAATGAAGCCTTCAATGCTGATAGGAGTATCCGTAAAAAAGCATTCGAGAAAGAGCTGGAGATATGGAAGGCGTATGAGGTTGCCTTTGCCTCGAGTCTGAACGGAGTGAAAGGAACCACAATCACCCTGGATGCGAGGAGAGGCTATCCTTCCCCGCTTGACCGTTCCCTTATGCAGTCACGAATTGATCGCCCTATCCTTGATGCGCTGATCTCCACCATTGAAAAGAACCTGCCCATGTTCAGGGGATACCTACAGAACAAGGCCAAGGCACTGGGGTTGAAGAGCTGTGCATTCTATGACCTGTTTGCTCCGGTGGGCAAGGAAGAACAACACTTCAGCTATGAGGAGGCCCATGCGTTCATCGTTCAGCAGTTCAGTTCCTTCGACCCTGAGATGGGATCCTTTGCTGACCAGGCATTCAGGAATCGTTGGATCGACCCCGAAAGCAGGAAGGGTAAGGTCGGGGGAGCCTACGATACGGCTTTCCCACTGGCAAAGCAGAGTAGGATCCTCTCAAACTTTGACTTCACCTATAACGGGGTGTCCACCCTTGCCCATGAACTGGGCCATGCCTGGCACGACCATGTGGTATTGCAGAAAAGCAATCTTCTACGTTCCTATCCGATGACCTTGGCAGAGACTGCTTCCATCTTCAGCGAGTTCCTGGTCTTCCAGGGAGCACTGGAGGAGAGCAGCAAAGAGGGAAGACTTGCACTCATCGAACACTTCCTGCAGGATGCCACGCAGGTGTGTGTCGACATCTTGAGCCGGTTTTATTTTGAGAGCGCGGTATTCAGTAGACGGAAAGAGGGAGACTTGAGTGCAAGTGCATATTCAGCCCTGATGGAAGATGCCCAGAAGAGGACATATGGGGATGGACTGTGCGTCTACCACCCATACATGTGGGCGGTGAAAGGACACTACTACTCGTCAGATTTCTCCTTCTATAACTATCCGTATGCGTTTGGGCAGCTGTTTGCCTTGGGACTCTGGGCTCAGAGCAAACAGACAGGCAATGATTTTCCTGCTTCCTACAAGGAATTGCTTGGAGCAACCGGTAGTCTGCCTGCCTCAGAGGTGGCCGGATTGGCCGGGATAGACCTTTCTGATGTCTCTTTCTGGCAAGAAGCAATGGATGTCATTGCCTCCTATGCAAAGGAATTTGCCGATGGCTTATCAGATTGA